The following DNA comes from Chitinophagales bacterium.
CTTTAGAAATGTACTCTATATCCAGCATTGGTTATAAAACCATTTGAATAGATATTCGAATTTGGAAGCTTATCTGCTTTGGCACCCGTTCCGCCACCACCAATTTCTATGAAATAAGATGATTTTGAATTTTTCATAAGGAATTCAAAACCAAATAGACCATAACCTCCAAAATGAATAGTTTGAGTTGAAAATTTTTCAGATGGAGCTACCATAAGCAATCCGCCTTCGCCATATAATCTGATTCTATCATCTATTAGCATTTGAGAGCCTATTATACCAAAATTATAACTCATATATGGATTCCAAGTGCTACTTCCATTTTCAATATGATCTAACCAGTAAACATTGGCTCTCGCTCTAAATGCAATGGATTCATTGGCAAAGTATGGAGTAGCAGCTTGAATGCCAATTCCAAAATCATTTTGTAAACGACTTACTTGCATTCCTATTTCTATAGACTTAGTTTTTTTAGGTGCTGACTGAGAGAATACAAGATTCGAAAGTGCAATACTTGTAATTATTAAGATATTTTTCATGTGTTTATTGTTTAATGGGTAAATGCCTTTCTAGACAAGGCGGTCAATTCGCATAGAAAATAATATTCAAGAATTTTGTGCATTCAATGAATGTCATTTTTAAATATCAGTTTTTTTTAGAATTAAGACATAGAATGCAAGCCAATTTTATTTCCTTCAGAATCCATAAATAAGGCTATAAATCCAAACTGACCAATGGAAGTTTTTGGCAGAACAACCATCCCTCCAGCTAGAGAAACTCTATCAGTTTCTATTTCGACATTTTCTGAATGGAAGTAAATATAAACCCCTTCCTTAGAGGGAACATTATCAGGGGATAGCACCAAAGAACCACTGCAACCATAAGATTCATAGTCCGTTTTAAACATGTACATTTTAGCGTCGGGCATTTCAACAAACTCAAATTCAGCATTAAAAACTTTTGAGTAAAAGGTTTTGGCTCTTTCTAAATCATTACAAGCGATTTCGAACCAAGAGATTGGATTTGACATAAATATTAGATTTTAAATGAAATGCAAATTTAGCTTATTCATTTAATCTAAAAATTGATCTAGGGCAAAAAAATAAACTAAGAAGTTATTTCACTTCTAATTCTGGATAATGTAGAATTTGTAATGCCTAAGTATGAAGCTATTTGTTTTAAAGGAGCATTTTGAATAATCTCTGGAAATTGGTTTGCCAAGGCAGTATATCTTTCTAATGCTGGTGTTGATATTAAGTCAATGCTTCTGGCTTTATATTCGATAAGTGATTCTGTCATCCATAGTCTTCCCCATTCTCTAAATTTTGGTACCGTGTGAAACAAATTTTGAAAACTATCTAAACTTATTATGTAAACCTTGCAATCTGTAATAGCTTGTATAGATTCTTTTGCTCTCTCTTGTTTAAATAATGATGCTACGTCAATAGCTATTTGATTCCTAGTAAAAAAATTTGTAGTGACTTCATTTCCTTTCAAGTCATTAACGAATGAACGCATTATTCCTGATTCAATACAATAATACTCATTAGAAATTTGCCCCCTTTTTATGAAATATGCATTCCGCTTTATCTCAAAAGGAGTATGACTGTTTAGGATTAATTGAACTTCTTCATAAGTATAACGATTCAGGTTATAAACTTTATTTAAAGCACTAGGTATTATGTTCATCCTATTTTATATTGTCTCTGTTTTTCGGTGCTTTGGGTGATACTGCGAAGTAAATTTTCCTATATATTTCGCTCCACTATAAATCAAGCTTGGCATTTTTAAATTATCAATATCGGTTTGATTTACTCTCCGATGGATAGGATGCAATGTTCCTCCTTTCTCACCTGGTTTTACATGCGGGTCATATTGAAATTCTGGATCGACCAAAGTACCTCTCGGATACATAATGCCTGGTCTTCCCTGCCCTATGATAACTAAATTCTCTGGGTGGTCAAGTCCCAAAGTATGTCCGTACTCATGTGCACCTGTAGTAGAACCTGCATAGAGGTTTTCGATAAACATATATCCTGTATTGGAGCCCACACCATCGACCCACGAGATATTCAGTGGTGAGAAATCCTCTACTCTGAAGTAATTGTTTCGTGGATTGGTATTGGATAGAACCTCTTCTACTGATAGGTTTGGAACATAGAATCCATTCATCTTAAAAACCACTTGATATCGCTCACCTTCCAATTCAATCATCCCCTCTGGCTCATTCCACAATTCCTCTATTTCTCGATAAAATTGACTGGTTACTTCCTCTGATGCTAAATCACCGTATAAATAGAAATCAGAACTAATTTGGACAATTCTTTCAGATTTTAAAATTTCGATTTCTCCCATGTTATAATTTTTCTAGTTCCCTTACAGCTTCGATCATGGTCGTATCAAAGTTTCTAGCATTTTGAAAGGCGTTTTTAGCCAATGGTTTATTTCCTAAGGCTAATTGGGCTTTACCGATCATATAATAGGCCAAGGCGTGTTTAGGATCCATTTGAACACAGATTTGCATTTTCTTGAGCGCTTTTTCAAATTGCTTTTGTTCATAGGCTATGACGCCGAGGTTATAGATAGCATCTGCGTTTTGAGGAGATTCTAATACTAGGTCTTCATATATTTTTTCTGCATCTTTTAGTTTACCTTGTGATTTGAGATAATAGGCTTTCTGTAGAATGGCAGAAGAATTATTTTTATTAGCTTTTACTGCATTGTCGTAAAATTTAAGACAAAGATCATCTTTTTTGTCAGCATAAATATCGCCTAGTATTTCAAAGGGCGCATCCCATGTCGGGTCTTGCTCTGTGGCAGTGGTTAAATTTGAGATTGCTTTATCTATTTGATTGGATTCTTTGTAGACAAGACCTTTGAAGAAGTATGCCTCTGGATAGTATACGTCTCGCTTCAAGGCATTGTTTAAATGATTGATGGCATCTTGATATTTTTTTAGTATTAAACTATATTTACCTTGCAAAACATGATAACGGGCATTCTCAGGATCTAGACGAATGGCAAAATCCAAGGCATCGATGCCCCTTTGAACATTCGCATTTTGAACGAAAAACTCAGCTAGTGTCTCATAATAGATTGGCTTAGTTGAATCATAGCTGACCATTTTATAAAAATCATTGAGTGCTTTTTCATTTTCGAAGTTCTGCCATAATAAATTTCCCCTTTGATAATAAAGAAAAGCATTTTTGGGCGAATCAATAATCTTCTCAGAAAGAATCGCAATCTCCTTTTCTATAGGTGAATTCGTAGGTAGGTTTTGATTAGGTTTTTCTTTTTTGTCGAATAACTGACAAGCGGATAAAAAACATAATATGATAACAACAACCTTTAAATACTTCATGGATATAGAATTATAAGTTAAGCCCTGATAAAAAATTCACCAAGATGACACAAAAATAAGTAAAGAAAAGGGAAATTAGAATCTTAGTTTCTCTTATGATGAGGAATATCCTCTAAAAGTAAGTTACTACTAATCGTATCAGAGCTGTGTAAATTTGGATCGTTCGTGGAACGAATAGTTGTTGAATTTATAGAAGGATTTTCTTCAATACTATTTGTGGAGGTATTTTCACTAGGCGCTGTGTTTTGATTTTTTGATATTACCTGTACGGTCTTATTGGATTCAGTATCCGTAGGTGTATGTATTTGGTTATCGTCGGTCATAGACTTATTGATATCCTTTATCAAAGGAAAAAGAACCGTAGAGGATATAACAATAGCCCCAACCGCAGAAGCTACAGCAATTTTAATTGAATTACTTAATGGCATTTTCTATTATTAAAAGCTTTTTTTTGTAGGTAGCTCATCTTGAAGCATTTCAGATTTCAATGGATTTTTATAGTTTTCGTCACTAGAAATCAGATTTAAACTATCTTCGCTAACCTTGACACTTGGATTTTCCAAATATGAAGCTGTGGACTCATCCTTGATTTCTATTTGAGATTCAACTTTATTTAAATCATAACTTTTTTCAGTACTAATTGTATTTTTCTCAGCAGTATTATTAAATAAGGCATTAATATTACTAATAACAGGGAAAAAATATGTAACACTCCCTGTCAAAACAAGAAAAGCCGATATAATACCATATAATGCCGCCTTTGACATTGTGCAAAAATTTAGTTTAAATGAATTTAAAAATTTAGTTTTATTTGGGGTCTAAAACTATAACTAGTGCAAATGTAGTAAAAAAAATACAAAATTCTAAAGAAATGTAGTTTATTATAGAATTAACTAGATATTTATTTGATTAATAAATTTTTATGAAATTGTTAATTTTTATCATTAGTTCTGATTAATACCGAATTATGTTTTAAAATCTTAGGTCGTCTGCTTATTTTAGTTAACTAGATAATATAATTGATCTTCACAGCAAAAGTATACAAAAAGAATATTTGAAGTTAACCAAACTAATGACCATAATTCTAAATTTTTACAATTAATCTTAATAATAAATTAAATAATTCTGCCTTACTGAATATTTTGTTAGACAATTAATTCTTAGGTTTCAATTCTTGGTTAGAAAAAATATAAAAAAACTCCCTAATCTCAAAGGATAAGACTTGTGTTGTGATTCATGGGTTCATCTAACTGCAGTAAACAGGACCTCGTCCGATCTAAAATGAAGAAGTTGTTCATTCTTTTTCATTCCTCGTTTGACATCGAAGCTAACGGATAAAGTAAAAATCTAACCAAGACTTTGAATTCATTGTGATTGAACCCTCTCTGCAGGTGAACCTCTACATTATGCCATTAGCTTAAACATTAAAACCAACCTCCTCAAGTAAACAATTCATATTAAATGAAATCATTGAACCGCTAATCTAACTTTCCTTAACTTTGTATTTCATTTATTTAGCTAATTGAAAGCAGGTTTATTATTTTGGTTTCTTTTATTGTTTTACAACTATACCTATTGTCAGAATATTGGTATTAGAGACACTATTTATATCACACAATGTGATACGAGTCATAGAGGCATTATGTCTTTTGATATAGAAAAAATTAAAAACGATGTTCATTCCAATTCTGGCAAAGCCGTAAGTCCTACTGTTTATATTTCTACAGCCAATGGTGGTATTATCAAGGTCATCAATGTCACTACCAATCCCACCATAGTCAATGTATGCAATCTAAGCTATTCATGGACTGATATCGCTATCAATAAAGATAAGGATATTTATATGACCACAACCAGTGCTATTGTCAAAGTAAAGGAATCAAACTGTACCGCACAGACTTTCTTCAACAATCCTGAATATTATATGGTTGCTCTTTCATTTGACACGAAGAATAATCTATATATATCAAACGGTACCGAAGTTCTTCGATTCAATAACTCTTCGGGAAGTCCTACCCTATGGAAAGATTTTGGGTCAGGTACTGCTAGTGGTGACTTCGTAATGAAAAATGACAAAATGTACATTTCATGGGATAATGGAGGTGTAGATTTATACGAAGTGACGGTCGATGCCAATATCAACTATATTTCTCATAAGAATAAATGTAGAATCAAATCAAAGACATATGGATTAGCCAGCGAACTAGGTCAGTTGTACGGAATAACACCAACCGAACTTTATAAGATAGACGAAGAAAAATGTCAATACACAACTGTTTTATCAAATAATTCTGGCGTATCATGGTATGGTGCTGCTGGATATCACGAAGCACAGAGCTCTGTCACGGCCCATCTCACCTACACCGATGCAGTTAAACTATCTAACACTATAGGCGGTATTTGGAAGAACACAGTTCCTTATAATCAAATTATCTACGTAGCTATCAATGATAAAATTCGCGATAGTATATTGATTTATCCAGTGAAGATAAGTATCATACCTAGTATAAAAACTAATGAGTCAAAAACGATTTGTCGAGGTACTAGCTACAAAGGATATTCACAGGAAGGAAGCTACATTCAAAAATTAAAGTCGAAAGATGGCTGTGATAGTACACACAATATTGAATTAAAAATCCAAGATACTATTTTCCATTCAATCAATGTTGCCATTTGTGAAGGAGAATCATATAAGAATTATAACACGAGTGGCACCTATAAAGACACCCATAAAACCAACAATAGTTGCGATAGTATAGTAACAATACGATTAATAGTAAACCCTAAGCCTATTGTAACAAAACATAAAACGATATGTCAAGGTAAGATATATGCTGGAAGGACAACTTCTGGCAGTTATCGTGATACTTTTAAAACCAAGGCAGGCTGTGATAGTATTCGCATTCTCCACCTTACAGTCATCACTATCCCTAAACCCATAGTCGATAAAGATGCTTGTATAGTTTCCAATCAAAGATTTAAATTCTATAGTCAAATTATAACTGCCCCAGGTATCTATATTGACTCCACTAATCATATCGAAGAATGTGACAGTATTTTTAGGCTACATGTCCACCTAGAGATTCCCAAGTCCGATACTATGGCTTATACCAAGTGTCAGGGTTATATCTTTAAAGATATTCAATTAATGAGCGACACCTCCCTTTTTGATACCCTTCGCAGTTGGCTAGGCTGCGATAGTATCTACCGTCTGCATCGAATCAATATTCAAAAGCTCCTCCCTTCTTCTGCTATTACCAGATTTTACTGTGATACCTTTCAATATAGAAACAATGTATACGATTATAATAGTACTGTACGAGATACTCTTCGATACAGTTTCTATCCTTATTGCGATAGCTTACATAGAGTGTTTCAATATAGAAAAGCACCAAAACCAACCATCAGCATATATACTACCTCTGGAAATTATCTAGTAAAAGGAGAAGCTATGACGATAGCAGCTAAAGGTGCAGATAGCTATCTCTGGTCCACCAACGAGACCACGGCTGCCATTCGCATTCAGCCTGCACAAAATTCCAAATACTGGGCGATAGGTAGCAATGAATATAGATGCCTAGATACTACATTTATTGATATTGAGGTCGAAGATTTCATTCACTTTGATTTACCAGCTGCCTTCACTCCCAATGGCGATGGCAATAACGATGAATGGACTCCAAATAGCAGTGGTGAATACCGTATAGTCCATTTGGATATATTTAATCGATGGGGAGAAAAAGTATTTTCTGGCGATAATAAAACAAGAAGCTGGAATGGAACCTATAAAGGTCAAATGCAGAATGCAGGTTTATTCACCTATTATATACTTGTAGAGAAAAATCGAAGATTGTTTGAACGAAAAGGAAGTTTTACTTTAATGAGGTAATAATTTGTGTTATTAAATTATCAAAGAAATTTCACTGCAATTATTACTACTCCTATAAATTTGCTTTTCATTAAAAAAACCTAACAATGAATGTATCCGTAATAGGAGCTGGCACCATGGGCAATGGGATAGCTCACGTCTTTGCACAATCAGGGCATAAAGTTAATCTCATTGATGTATCTCAACCTGCACTCGACAAGGCACTGTCGACTATTGCTGCCAATCTAGACAGACAAGTATCCAAAGGAACCATAGATGAAGCGACCAAAAATTCAACTCTCGGTAATTTAACGACACTTACCGATATACCAAGAGGAGTCCAGTCGGCTGAAATTATTGTGGAAGCAGCCACCGAGAATCAAGATTTAAAGCTCAAAATATTCTCTCAAATAGATGAACATGCTCCAGCTAATGCTATTTTAGCGAGCAATACTTCATCGATTTCTATCACCAAAATAGCTGCTGCTACTAAAAGACCAAACAAAGTAATAGGTATGCACTTTATGAATCCAGTGCCTATCATGAAGCTAGTGGAGATTATAAATGGCTATGCTACCGATAAAGAAGTAACTAAAACGATTATGGATTTATCTATACAACTTGGAAAAATTCCAGTTGAGGTCAATGATTATCCAGGATTTGTAGCCAATAGAATTTTGATGCCTATGATCAATGAATCGATATGTACCCTCTTCGAAGGTGTAGCTGGTGTGGCTGAGATTGATACTGTGATGAAACTAGGAATGGCTCATCCTATGGGACCTCTACAATTAGCTGATTTTATAGGTCTTGATGTGTGTCTAGCTATACTTCGTGTCATGCATGAAGGTTTCGGCAATCCCAAATATGCACCTTGTCCATTACTCGTCAATATGGTTACAGCGGGGTATCTTGGAAAGAAATCAGGTGAAGGCTTCTACGACTATTCAAATAAAGAAAGTAAAGAGCTTGTGGTGAGTAAAATGTTTAATTCATAAATGAAAAAAGCATTATCTTGTATTCAATTATTAAACTTTAAACTACAACTATTATGATGTATTCATGGATTCCTTTATTAGTATTTGGATTGATTATCCTATTCAGTGGTCTGGTAACGGTGCAGCAAGGCACGGTTGCGGTGATTACTATGTTTGGCAAGTACCGTCGTGTACTACAACCTGGATTAAATTTCAAAATTCCTTTGATAGAGCAAATATTCAAAAGAATATCTATACAGAATAGATCAGCAGAGTTAGAATTTACAGCCATAACGATAGATCAAGCGAATGTCAATTTCAAAGCTATGCTTCTGTATTCTGTAATTGATGCGGCTGATGATACGATTAAAAATGTTGCATTCAAATTCGTAGATGACCGAAACTTTATGCAAGCGCTTGTGAGAAGTATAGAGGGTTCTATAAGGGCGTTTGTAGCTACCAAAAAGCAAAGTGAGGTTCTAGGCTTGCGCAAAGAAATAACACATGAAGTAAAAGACCATTTGGATTCTACGCTGGCTGAGTGGGGTTTTCACCTACTAGATTTACAACTTAATGATATTACCTTCGATGAGGCTATTATGCGTTCGATGGCACAGGTTGTGGCTTCTAATAATTTAAAGGCAGCAGCTGAAAATGAAGGTCAAGCACTATTGATAACCAAAACCAAGGCAGCAGAAGCTGATGGAAATGCCATAAAAATCCAGGCTCAAGCAGAAAAAGAAGCAGCACAACTGCGAGGTCAAGGTCTAGCGCTGTTCAGAGAAGAGGTAGCAAAGGGTATGGCGCAAGCAGCGAAAGAAATGCAAGATGCTAATTTGGACGCTTCTTTGGTTATGTTTTCTATCTGGACGGAATCTATCAAACATTTCGCAGAGCAAGGCAAAGGAAATGTTCTATTCTTGGATGGCTCTACGGAAGGATTTGAAAAAACCTTGAAACAAATGCAGGGCATGCAATTATTGAAGGAGGTTAAATAAGCTAATGTTTCATTAGAAAATTTTAGCTCAAACTACCTGATTAATTTGACTCTGAACTTACAACTATAAACTCGAAGTTTGCGAAAAAGAGATTTACATAGTTTACCCAATTTGTTTACGGCAGCTAATTTGATTTCTGGTGCTAGTTGTGTTTTTGCATTGGTAACTAGATATGACAACCTCGTACCTTATTGTATAATTTTTAGTCTCATCTGCGACTTTCTAGATGGCTTTGTAGCGCGTAAAATGAATATTCAATCAAATATTGGTAAGGAATTGGATTCCTTGGCAGATGTTATTAGTTTCGGATTAGTGCCAGGCTTTATGCTCTTGAGAATGTTTAATCCTGAATTGCAATTTCAATTTGACCTAAGTGGAATATTGTTATTCATTTTACCACTAACGATTCCTATATATTCAGCTTTCCGACTAGCTAAGTTTAATCTGGAAACTCGTGATTCGGAGTATTTCTATGGCCTCAATACACCATCGAATACCCTCATGATACTCGGAATTTACCTTTCCTGGCTCAGCAATGATTTTAATCTCATTAATTTATTTGATAAAAATATATTTCTACTTATTGGCATTGTTGTATTGATAAACTATTTATTAATCAGCAATACTCCCATGTTTTCGAATAAATCAATAAAGAAACAGTTTCGAGGAAACTTGCCTTTTATCCTAGTGGGCATTATTGGTGTTACGGGAATACTTATATTTAAATATCTGGGTATTTCTATAGCGATATTATCATATGTATTACTATCACTTCTGGTTTTGAGATGGAAGGTGGTGAAGTTATAGTTTTTTTAATCTATCTTCTAATTCTGATTTCGTAAGAATTTTATAACTTAATTGTAGATTCCTTTCTTTTTCTGGAGAGAATGGAGCCTCAGCATAATTGATTCTTTTTTCAGCATCCATAAAATAGGATACAATTAATCCGCTAAGATTATCTGGAAGTTTAACATATGAATTGTGCATATAAACACTAGAATTTATTTTAGGAATTATTGCATAAAACAATGGTGCGCTATCTTCATTTAGTGGAGCATTTATCACTTTGTATTCTGCTAACTTATTTTGTTGCACATTGTAATACCTATCACAGTTAAACCATGTAAAAGAAGACAAATTCGCCCTAAAAAAATCCTCTCGTAAGACTCTAACGTTCCTAGATGCTATAACATCTTTTTTGACATAATCACCTGAAACTCGATCCAAATAGACTATAGCAGAATCAATTGATTTATCTTTTAGTGCATTCAAAACACTATAAAATCTGCGGTTAGTTTCAGCAATATCCTCGCTACAACCCTTAAATTGCCTTACTCTAATTGCTTTTGGATTACGAACTTCATAGAATTCTTTCAAGCTATTATTTAGTAGTTTGACTAATGATTTATAATAGTCATTAGGTTTAAACTTAATTACTGCGCTCTTGGAGGCTATTAAATCATCAAAATTATGTTGAAAAAAACTATCCTTCGAAGCTAATGCTTTTGCTCTATCCTTATTTTCACTTAACTGTCTGATATATTCTCTTTCCAACCAAGCGAGTTTGTAATTAATTATATCCTTGTATAATGAGTCTAAATCATCATTAAATTTACGTACAGCTTGATTATATTCTCTTGTAGCCTCATTATATCTTTCTACCAAAGGCTTTTTTTTATCATATCGCTTCTCGAACCTAGCCAGTTTTTTTAAATAATCATTATAAGCAGGGCTATACTTTCTCTCTCGAATACTATCTTCCCTCGAGGTGTTGAATATAATTTTTTGAAACAAATTTGGACTATATCGTGGTTCATTAATATGTGGCTTTTTTGGCTCACAAGGATATTTAGCTACAATAGGTGTTTCAGGAATTTTAATGTTATAATCTCGTTCTATTAAAAAATGGCTCAATTTAGGTCGCGAGTACCAACTATCTATAGAAATAGTATTTAATTTTACTTTAGGAGATTCTTTTGTTATAACGCTTACATTGTCAAATCTCCTTTCTTCCTTTTCCCATTTAATAACATCGTATTCAGATTTTTTTCCTTTAAAAACAAACATATTATCTGTTTTAAATTTATTCGGCAAACTAGCCTTATATTCCTTGCCCGGGGCTAATTTTAGCTCTTTTTCATTCGATGTTAAGGATACATTGAACATGCCGCCGCTTTCTAAGATTTTCCCATCGTGTGTTTCGGTAGATATATTGGCTTGCAGCTGATCCATAAAAGATTGAATTTCATTTAATTTCACTTTAATTTCATCGTTCTCGCCTAGAGGACTTCCATCTTCATATACTAAATCTTGACGAAGTATTTCTAGTTTCGTTCCTTTTTTACCCTTCACTTCTAGTTTTATTTTCTCCGGAGAGAATTGAAAAATTTGATTGAAATCTGGTTGAATGACATTCACTATATCTTGGATATTTCTTGCATGAATGAATTGAAAATTCAATTCTACTCTGCGATTCTGAGACTTTTCAATCTCATTTCGCTCTCTGTTTAAGAGTTTATTTTCTCCGAAATAGCTAGATGAAAAAATATCTGAAACCACAGAATATTCTTGAAGTAGTTTCTTTATATGTATTGTGCGCCTATTGGAAAGAGCAATATTGTAAGCCGAACTACCATCTCCGTCTGTGTGACCAGACATATTTATGGAAACGATATATTGTTCCTTATTACTTTTTATGAATTGACCTAGTTTGAGTTTTTCCTTTTCATTTAATGTGTCTATATCTTTTGCAAAAAGAAGTACTAGGTTTTTATAACTTTGAGTTTGGCTAAATAGAGTCGTGATGGATAGAATGCACAATCCTTTAAAAATAATTCTACTCATAATTATAAAAATTTTGGGTGAGGTAGAATTCTTTCTTACATAAATTTTACGGATTTATTTAGATAACGAGAACATATTTATTTTAGTATGCAAAAAAAGCCACCAAAAAAATTGGTGGCTAATATTAAATATACCTAACAAACAATTTATTTAGCCTAAGTTTCAGACTTATCATCATCTGATAACGTATCCTTGGCAATTTCTATTATTTCTCCACCTTTCTCCACAACTATATCTTTAGCATGTGAAAGAGTTTCTGCTGACTTATCGATAAACTCCTTGCCACTTTCCGCAATTTCATTAGCCGCATTGGTGACTGCATTTTTTATATCATCTATAGATCCTGATGAGTTTTCTACAACAGTTTTTGCTTTTTCAGCTGTTTCTTCTATTTTATGTGAGGCTGATGAAAATAAGTTTTTTACTGAATCTAATAATCCCATGTTTATTTGATTTAATTGGTAATGAACTATATAGTAGTTGTTTCTACTTTAACCTTGTTAGATATTTTTTCTGAAGAGCTCACTTTGCGTGTTGCATAAGTTTTGGACTCTTCTTCCTTATAATCAACAATGAAAATTTCATTGGCTAAGATTTCCCCATTAAGTATTTCTTCTGCCAAGACATCTTCAATATGTTTTTGAATAGATCGCTGCAGAGGTCTAGCCCCAAACTGCACATCATATCCTTTCTCGCAAATAAAGTCAATAGCTTTTTCAGAAACCTCAAATGGATATCCTAGTTCAAGCATACGTTTTTTTAGACTTGAAAGCAGTATACCTACTATTTGACGTATATGCTGAGGTTCTAGAGAATTGAAAAGTACCACATCATCGAGTCTATTTAGAAATTCGGGAGCGAATGTTTTTTTCAATGCCTTATCTAAAACTGTTTTGACATATTCATCCTTATTATCCTGCTTTGCTTGTGTCGCAAAACCTACACCTTGACCAAAATCTTTTA
Coding sequences within:
- a CDS encoding tetratricopeptide repeat protein produces the protein MKYLKVVVIILCFLSACQLFDKKEKPNQNLPTNSPIEKEIAILSEKIIDSPKNAFLYYQRGNLLWQNFENEKALNDFYKMVSYDSTKPIYYETLAEFFVQNANVQRGIDALDFAIRLDPENARYHVLQGKYSLILKKYQDAINHLNNALKRDVYYPEAYFFKGLVYKESNQIDKAISNLTTATEQDPTWDAPFEILGDIYADKKDDLCLKFYDNAVKANKNNSSAILQKAYYLKSQGKLKDAEKIYEDLVLESPQNADAIYNLGVIAYEQKQFEKALKKMQICVQMDPKHALAYYMIGKAQLALGNKPLAKNAFQNARNFDTTMIEAVRELEKL
- a CDS encoding Crp/Fnr family transcriptional regulator; translated protein: MNIIPSALNKVYNLNRYTYEEVQLILNSHTPFEIKRNAYFIKRGQISNEYYCIESGIMRSFVNDLKGNEVTTNFFTRNQIAIDVASLFKQERAKESIQAITDCKVYIISLDSFQNLFHTVPKFREWGRLWMTESLIEYKARSIDLISTPALERYTALANQFPEIIQNAPLKQIASYLGITNSTLSRIRSEITS
- a CDS encoding CDP-alcohol phosphatidyltransferase family protein — its product is MRKRDLHSLPNLFTAANLISGASCVFALVTRYDNLVPYCIIFSLICDFLDGFVARKMNIQSNIGKELDSLADVISFGLVPGFMLLRMFNPELQFQFDLSGILLFILPLTIPIYSAFRLAKFNLETRDSEYFYGLNTPSNTLMILGIYLSWLSNDFNLINLFDKNIFLLIGIVVLINYLLISNTPMFSNKSIKKQFRGNLPFILVGIIGVTGILIFKYLGISIAILSYVLLSLLVLRWKVVKL
- a CDS encoding gliding motility-associated C-terminal domain-containing protein → MKAGLLFWFLLLFYNYTYCQNIGIRDTIYITQCDTSHRGIMSFDIEKIKNDVHSNSGKAVSPTVYISTANGGIIKVINVTTNPTIVNVCNLSYSWTDIAINKDKDIYMTTTSAIVKVKESNCTAQTFFNNPEYYMVALSFDTKNNLYISNGTEVLRFNNSSGSPTLWKDFGSGTASGDFVMKNDKMYISWDNGGVDLYEVTVDANINYISHKNKCRIKSKTYGLASELGQLYGITPTELYKIDEEKCQYTTVLSNNSGVSWYGAAGYHEAQSSVTAHLTYTDAVKLSNTIGGIWKNTVPYNQIIYVAINDKIRDSILIYPVKISIIPSIKTNESKTICRGTSYKGYSQEGSYIQKLKSKDGCDSTHNIELKIQDTIFHSINVAICEGESYKNYNTSGTYKDTHKTNNSCDSIVTIRLIVNPKPIVTKHKTICQGKIYAGRTTSGSYRDTFKTKAGCDSIRILHLTVITIPKPIVDKDACIVSNQRFKFYSQIITAPGIYIDSTNHIEECDSIFRLHVHLEIPKSDTMAYTKCQGYIFKDIQLMSDTSLFDTLRSWLGCDSIYRLHRINIQKLLPSSAITRFYCDTFQYRNNVYDYNSTVRDTLRYSFYPYCDSLHRVFQYRKAPKPTISIYTTSGNYLVKGEAMTIAAKGADSYLWSTNETTAAIRIQPAQNSKYWAIGSNEYRCLDTTFIDIEVEDFIHFDLPAAFTPNGDGNNDEWTPNSSGEYRIVHLDIFNRWGEKVFSGDNKTRSWNGTYKGQMQNAGLFTYYILVEKNRRLFERKGSFTLMR
- a CDS encoding SPFH domain-containing protein, with amino-acid sequence MMYSWIPLLVFGLIILFSGLVTVQQGTVAVITMFGKYRRVLQPGLNFKIPLIEQIFKRISIQNRSAELEFTAITIDQANVNFKAMLLYSVIDAADDTIKNVAFKFVDDRNFMQALVRSIEGSIRAFVATKKQSEVLGLRKEITHEVKDHLDSTLAEWGFHLLDLQLNDITFDEAIMRSMAQVVASNNLKAAAENEGQALLITKTKAAEADGNAIKIQAQAEKEAAQLRGQGLALFREEVAKGMAQAAKEMQDANLDASLVMFSIWTESIKHFAEQGKGNVLFLDGSTEGFEKTLKQMQGMQLLKEVK
- a CDS encoding peptidase M10, which encodes MGEIEILKSERIVQISSDFYLYGDLASEEVTSQFYREIEELWNEPEGMIELEGERYQVVFKMNGFYVPNLSVEEVLSNTNPRNNYFRVEDFSPLNISWVDGVGSNTGYMFIENLYAGSTTGAHEYGHTLGLDHPENLVIIGQGRPGIMYPRGTLVDPEFQYDPHVKPGEKGGTLHPIHRRVNQTDIDNLKMPSLIYSGAKYIGKFTSQYHPKHRKTETI
- a CDS encoding VOC family protein, whose protein sequence is MSNPISWFEIACNDLERAKTFYSKVFNAEFEFVEMPDAKMYMFKTDYESYGCSGSLVLSPDNVPSKEGVYIYFHSENVEIETDRVSLAGGMVVLPKTSIGQFGFIALFMDSEGNKIGLHSMS
- a CDS encoding 3-hydroxybutyryl-CoA dehydrogenase — protein: MNVSVIGAGTMGNGIAHVFAQSGHKVNLIDVSQPALDKALSTIAANLDRQVSKGTIDEATKNSTLGNLTTLTDIPRGVQSAEIIVEAATENQDLKLKIFSQIDEHAPANAILASNTSSISITKIAAATKRPNKVIGMHFMNPVPIMKLVEIINGYATDKEVTKTIMDLSIQLGKIPVEVNDYPGFVANRILMPMINESICTLFEGVAGVAEIDTVMKLGMAHPMGPLQLADFIGLDVCLAILRVMHEGFGNPKYAPCPLLVNMVTAGYLGKKSGEGFYDYSNKESKELVVSKMFNS